The Deinobacterium chartae genome includes a window with the following:
- the hutH gene encoding histidine ammonia-lyase, whose protein sequence is MELDSHLDLETFLRVVRDLEPVTLADAARARIAASRAYIGRVLEEGRPVYGVNTGFGRFENVRIPDSDLLELQRNLILSHAIGVGDPFPDEVVRGMLLLRAQSLALGHSGVRPEVVELLLAFLNHRVHPVVPSQGSVGSSGDLAPLAHLTLSLIGEGEVSQGGRVRPSAEVMQEIGLEPLVLEAKEGLALINGTQAMGAVLALVLADARTLLSACDLAAAMTVEALKGSHKPFDALVVGLRPHPGALETAANLRRLLEDSEVAASHANCAKVQDAYSLRAVPQVHGACRDALRHAEAVLAIELNSVTDNPLIFPLEERVISGGNFHGEPLALAADYVGIAIAELASISERRIEQMLNPALSGLPAFLAERGGLNSGLMISQYTAASLVSENKVLAHPSSVDSIPTSANQEDHVSMGTTACRKARSILENALWVVAIELASAAQALDFHAPLRPGRGVAAAHTRIRAEIPHLERDRYLKPELSRLREMVRSGELLAAVRSEVQAFA, encoded by the coding sequence ATCGAACTCGACTCGCACCTTGACCTTGAAACTTTCCTGCGCGTCGTGCGCGACCTCGAGCCGGTGACGCTCGCGGACGCGGCGCGCGCACGCATCGCGGCCAGCCGCGCCTACATCGGCCGGGTCCTCGAGGAGGGCCGTCCGGTGTACGGCGTGAACACCGGCTTCGGACGCTTCGAGAACGTGCGCATCCCGGATTCGGACCTGCTCGAACTGCAGCGCAACCTGATCCTGTCGCACGCCATCGGCGTGGGTGACCCGTTCCCGGACGAGGTCGTGCGCGGCATGCTGCTGCTGCGCGCGCAGTCGTTGGCCCTGGGCCACTCGGGCGTGCGGCCCGAGGTGGTCGAACTGCTGCTGGCCTTCCTCAACCACCGGGTGCACCCGGTGGTCCCCTCGCAGGGCTCGGTGGGCTCGTCGGGCGACCTCGCTCCGCTCGCCCACCTGACCCTGTCGCTGATCGGCGAGGGCGAGGTCTCCCAGGGTGGCCGGGTGCGTCCCAGCGCCGAAGTCATGCAGGAGATCGGCCTCGAGCCGCTGGTCCTCGAGGCCAAGGAGGGGCTGGCCCTGATCAACGGCACCCAGGCGATGGGCGCGGTGCTGGCCCTGGTGCTGGCCGACGCGCGCACGCTGCTGAGCGCGTGTGATCTGGCCGCCGCGATGACGGTCGAGGCCCTCAAGGGAAGCCACAAGCCTTTCGACGCGCTGGTGGTGGGCCTGCGCCCGCACCCGGGGGCTCTCGAGACCGCTGCGAACCTGCGCCGCCTGCTCGAGGACTCCGAGGTGGCCGCGTCGCACGCGAACTGCGCCAAGGTCCAAGATGCCTACTCGCTGCGCGCGGTTCCGCAGGTGCACGGAGCCTGCCGGGACGCGCTGCGCCACGCCGAGGCCGTCCTCGCCATCGAGCTGAACTCGGTCACCGACAACCCTTTGATCTTTCCCCTCGAGGAGCGCGTGATCTCGGGCGGCAATTTCCACGGCGAACCGCTGGCCCTGGCCGCCGACTACGTGGGAATCGCCATCGCCGAACTCGCCTCGATCTCCGAGCGGCGCATCGAGCAGATGCTCAATCCGGCCCTCTCGGGCCTGCCGGCTTTCCTGGCCGAGCGGGGCGGCCTCAACTCGGGCCTGATGATCAGCCAGTACACCGCGGCCTCGCTGGTCAGCGAGAACAAGGTGCTGGCCCATCCGTCGTCGGTGGACTCGATTCCCACCTCGGCCAACCAGGAAGATCACGTCTCGATGGGAACCACCGCCTGCCGCAAGGCGCGCAGCATCCTCGAGAACGCGCTGTGGGTGGTCGCGATCGAGCTCGCCTCGGCCGCGCAGGCCCTGGACTTCCACGCGCCGCTGCGTCCCGGGCGCGGCGTGGCGGCGGCGCACACCCGCATTCGCGCCGAGATCCCGCACCTCGAGCGGGACCGCTACCTCAAGCCCGAACTCTCGAGGCTGCGCGAGATGGTGCGCTCGGGCGAACTGCTTGCGGCGGTGCGCTCCGAGGTGCAGGCCTTCGCCTAA
- the hutI gene encoding imidazolonepropionase, whose amino-acid sequence MNAELLLVGISQLATPQGSAPARGNRQSEVRVIEDAALALEGGRVVWAGPRSGWPGSARETRDLGGRAVVPGLVDPHTHAVWAGDRLADFEARARGDGYEAILARGGGIRSTVRATAAASVQELVDLARPRLEALLRSGATTVEVKSGYGLEPEAELRALEAVAALRAHTPLELIPTLLIHVPPAEAQRRARYLEAVCAELVPEVARRGLADAVDVFVEREAFSAAEAERILEAAHRAGLRSKLHADQFHAVGGTELAVRLGSLSVDHLEASGPDQIAALAAGSTVATVLPGVSLHLGLPGAPGRALIDAGAAVAVGSDLNPGSSPLASSALPAALAVRLCGLTPAEALTAATLNAACALGLGDRGRLEAGARADFVVLTARDWRALIYDLSGRSAAEVWISGRCAARNTEGVTL is encoded by the coding sequence ATGAACGCCGAGTTGCTGCTGGTCGGCATCTCGCAGCTCGCAACCCCGCAGGGTTCCGCACCCGCGCGCGGTAACCGCCAGAGCGAGGTCCGGGTGATTGAGGACGCCGCCTTGGCCCTCGAGGGAGGCCGCGTGGTCTGGGCCGGGCCGCGCTCCGGCTGGCCGGGCAGCGCGCGGGAGACGCGCGACCTGGGCGGGCGGGCGGTCGTTCCCGGGCTGGTCGATCCGCACACGCACGCGGTGTGGGCCGGGGACCGCTTGGCCGACTTCGAGGCCCGCGCCCGCGGAGACGGCTACGAGGCCATCTTGGCGCGCGGCGGCGGCATTCGTTCCACCGTGCGGGCCACCGCCGCCGCCAGCGTTCAGGAACTGGTAGACCTCGCCCGACCCCGCCTGGAAGCCCTGCTGCGCTCCGGAGCCACCACGGTCGAGGTCAAGAGCGGCTACGGCCTCGAGCCCGAAGCCGAGCTGCGCGCGCTCGAGGCCGTAGCCGCCCTGCGCGCGCATACGCCGCTCGAACTGATACCCACCCTGTTGATCCACGTGCCACCCGCCGAGGCCCAGCGGCGCGCACGCTACCTCGAGGCCGTCTGCGCCGAACTGGTGCCCGAAGTCGCCCGGCGCGGTCTGGCCGACGCCGTGGACGTGTTCGTGGAGCGCGAGGCCTTCAGCGCTGCCGAGGCCGAGCGCATCCTCGAGGCCGCCCACCGCGCGGGCCTGCGCAGCAAGCTGCATGCCGACCAGTTCCACGCGGTGGGGGGCACCGAACTGGCGGTGCGCCTGGGCAGCCTCTCGGTGGACCACCTCGAGGCCAGCGGCCCCGACCAGATCGCGGCGCTGGCGGCTGGCAGCACGGTCGCGACCGTGCTGCCGGGCGTTTCGCTGCACCTGGGCCTGCCGGGAGCGCCGGGCCGCGCCCTGATCGACGCGGGCGCGGCCGTGGCCGTGGGCAGCGACCTGAACCCGGGATCGAGCCCGCTGGCCTCGAGCGCCCTGCCCGCCGCCCTGGCGGTGCGCCTGTGCGGTCTGACCCCCGCCGAGGCCCTGACCGCCGCCACCCTCAACGCCGCCTGCGCTCTGGGGCTCGGTGACCGCGGGCGCCTCGAGGCCGGGGCCCGTGCCGACTTCGTGGTGCTGACCGCGCGCGACTGGCGGGCCCTCATCTACGACCTCTCGGGCCGCTCGGCCGCCGAGGTGTGGATCTCCGGGCGCTGCGCTGCCCGAAACACCGAAGGGGTAACCCTATGA
- a CDS encoding IclR family transcriptional regulator → MTRKLSSLQRGLSLLEAFDADHPEWGVRQLSARTGLPASSVHLMLTSLAEAGMLRRTAQGRYTLGWRLLSVSSALYSAAPWYRLAHEAMEALSRETGELTFLSLLEEARVMCVARSRRPSGAARGETAFFLPPERTASGRLLLALATPQGPGGREPQVPPELRQELWRVQREGYAETDREWRADECALAAPLRDLDGQVVAALGVAVHAERYAASRSLLLRRLLDRASRVSFELGYRLT, encoded by the coding sequence ATGACCCGCAAGCTCTCCAGCCTGCAGCGCGGCCTGAGCCTGCTCGAGGCCTTCGACGCCGACCATCCGGAGTGGGGCGTGCGTCAGCTCAGTGCCCGCACGGGACTGCCCGCCTCGAGCGTGCACCTGATGCTGACCTCGCTGGCCGAGGCAGGCATGCTGCGCCGCACGGCCCAGGGACGCTACACGCTGGGCTGGCGTCTGCTGAGCGTGTCGAGCGCCCTTTACAGCGCAGCCCCCTGGTACCGCCTGGCGCACGAGGCGATGGAGGCCCTGTCGCGCGAAACCGGCGAGCTGACCTTTCTGTCGCTGCTCGAGGAAGCGCGGGTGATGTGCGTTGCCCGCTCGAGGCGGCCTTCCGGGGCGGCGCGCGGCGAGACCGCCTTTTTTCTGCCGCCCGAACGGACCGCGAGCGGGCGGCTGCTGCTGGCCCTCGCCACGCCGCAGGGACCGGGCGGCCGGGAGCCGCAGGTTCCGCCCGAGCTGCGCCAGGAGTTGTGGCGCGTGCAGCGCGAGGGTTACGCCGAAACCGACCGCGAGTGGCGCGCGGATGAATGCGCCCTGGCCGCTCCGCTGCGCGACCTGGACGGGCAGGTGGTCGCGGCCCTGGGGGTGGCGGTCCACGCCGAGCGCTACGCCGCGTCCCGCAGCCTGCTGCTGCGGCGCCTGCTCGACCGGGCCTCGAGGGTGTCGTTCGAGCTGGGCTACCGTCTGACCTGA
- the hutU gene encoding urocanate hydratase, giving the protein METYTPVRAPRGSQRTAKGWIQEAALRMLMNNLDPEVAENPEELIVYGGRGKAARDWRAFHTIVDTLRRLEDDQTLLIQSGKPVAVLRTHEMAPRVLLANSNLVPKWASWEEFDRLDRAGLMMYGQMTAGSWIYIGTQGIVQGTYETFAAAGEKHFGGSLAGTITVTAGLGGMGGAQPLAVKLAGGVSINIEIDPVRIRRRLETRYLDEVAGSLEEAIRRAEQAKNNREAVSIAVQGNAAELLPELVRLGFTPDLVTDQTSAHDPMWGYLPPARSDEDLNVLRARDPEAYLRRAREAMAGHVRAILELQRRGAVAFDYGNNLRAQAQIAGVENAFGYPGFVPAFIRDAFCEGRGPFRWVALSGDPEDIRATDRALLELFPEDAKLQRWLRYAGEHIAFQGLPARICWLGYRERDRAALLFNEMVADGRLSAPIVIGRDHLDAGSVASPYRETEAMLDGSDAVSDWPLLNFAVGAASGAAWMSFHHGGGVGMGYSQHSGLVAVADGSDQAARRLRLCLTNDPAMGVIRHADAGYERALEVARERGLDLPSLGVGE; this is encoded by the coding sequence ATGGAAACCTACACCCCGGTACGCGCCCCCCGCGGATCGCAGCGGACCGCCAAAGGCTGGATCCAGGAGGCCGCGCTGCGCATGCTGATGAACAACCTCGACCCCGAGGTGGCCGAGAACCCCGAGGAACTCATCGTCTACGGCGGACGCGGCAAGGCCGCGCGCGACTGGCGGGCCTTTCACACCATCGTCGACACCCTGCGCCGCCTCGAGGACGACCAGACCCTCCTGATCCAGTCGGGCAAGCCGGTGGCCGTGTTGCGCACGCACGAGATGGCTCCCCGCGTGCTGCTGGCCAACTCCAACCTGGTGCCCAAGTGGGCCAGCTGGGAGGAATTCGACCGCCTGGACCGCGCCGGGCTGATGATGTACGGCCAGATGACCGCCGGGTCGTGGATCTACATCGGCACGCAGGGCATCGTGCAGGGGACGTACGAGACCTTCGCGGCGGCGGGAGAGAAGCACTTCGGCGGCAGCCTCGCCGGAACGATTACCGTGACCGCGGGCCTGGGCGGCATGGGCGGCGCGCAACCGCTGGCGGTCAAGCTGGCCGGGGGCGTGTCGATCAACATCGAGATCGATCCGGTCCGCATCCGGCGGCGCCTCGAGACGCGTTACCTCGACGAGGTGGCGGGCAGCCTCGAGGAGGCCATCCGCCGGGCCGAGCAGGCGAAGAACAACCGCGAGGCGGTCTCGATCGCGGTGCAGGGTAACGCTGCCGAACTGCTTCCCGAGCTGGTCCGCCTGGGGTTTACGCCCGATTTGGTGACCGACCAGACCTCGGCGCACGACCCGATGTGGGGCTACCTGCCGCCTGCCCGCTCGGACGAGGATCTCAACGTTTTGCGCGCGCGCGATCCGGAGGCGTATCTGCGGCGCGCCCGCGAGGCGATGGCCGGGCATGTGCGCGCGATCCTCGAGCTGCAGCGGCGCGGCGCAGTGGCCTTCGATTACGGCAACAACCTGCGCGCCCAAGCCCAGATCGCCGGGGTCGAGAACGCCTTTGGCTACCCGGGTTTTGTACCGGCTTTTATCCGCGACGCGTTCTGCGAGGGGCGCGGCCCGTTCCGCTGGGTGGCCCTCTCGGGTGACCCCGAGGACATCCGCGCCACCGACCGCGCGCTGCTCGAGCTTTTCCCCGAGGACGCGAAGCTGCAGCGCTGGCTGCGTTACGCGGGCGAGCACATCGCCTTCCAGGGCCTGCCTGCCCGCATCTGCTGGCTGGGATACCGCGAACGTGACCGCGCCGCGCTGCTCTTTAACGAGATGGTGGCCGACGGCCGCCTCTCGGCCCCGATCGTGATCGGACGCGACCACCTCGACGCGGGTTCGGTCGCCAGCCCCTACCGCGAGACCGAGGCGATGCTTGACGGCAGCGACGCGGTGTCGGACTGGCCGCTGCTCAACTTTGCGGTCGGTGCCGCCAGCGGGGCCGCCTGGATGTCCTTTCACCACGGCGGCGGGGTCGGGATGGGCTACAGCCAGCACTCGGGGCTGGTCGCGGTCGCCGACGGCAGCGACCAGGCCGCGCGCCGCCTGCGGCTGTGCCTCACCAACGACCCGGCCATGGGCGTGATCCGCCACGCCGACGCCGGGTACGAACGCGCCCTCGAGGTGGCCCGTGAGCGCGGCCTCGACCTGCCCAGCCTGGGAGTGGGCGAGTGA
- a CDS encoding arginase family protein — MSHLPYGGIATFARAPHQPLEADWSADVGVLGLPFDIALGFRPGARFAPRALRDASLRYALPPEGFYDLEGDRVRLAGLRLVDAGDVVLPSLEPELARERITEAARALRARARLPLFLGGDHSVTYPILRAYADLADLHVVQIDAHLDFTDVRNDTRYSNSSPFRRASEELPGLSVTTLGLRGLRFDREAVQAALARGHTLISARDLEADLEAALARLPRGRPVYLSFDVDALDPALLPATSSPEVDGLSYRSALRIVAETVRRNTLVGLDLVEFAPNLDASGNSGLLLARLLMETLCEVFE, encoded by the coding sequence GTGAGCCACCTGCCCTACGGCGGCATCGCCACCTTCGCGCGTGCCCCGCATCAGCCGCTCGAGGCGGACTGGAGCGCGGACGTGGGCGTGCTGGGCCTGCCGTTTGACATCGCGCTGGGCTTTCGGCCCGGCGCGCGCTTCGCCCCGCGGGCGCTGCGCGACGCCTCGCTGCGTTACGCCCTGCCGCCCGAGGGCTTTTACGACCTCGAGGGGGACCGTGTCCGGCTGGCCGGGCTGCGGCTGGTGGATGCCGGCGACGTGGTGCTGCCCTCGCTGGAGCCCGAACTGGCGCGCGAGCGCATCACCGAGGCGGCCCGCGCCCTGCGCGCCCGCGCGCGGCTGCCGCTGTTTTTGGGCGGCGACCACAGCGTCACTTACCCGATTCTGCGGGCTTACGCGGACCTTGCAGACCTGCACGTGGTGCAGATCGACGCGCACCTCGACTTCACCGATGTGCGCAACGACACGCGCTACAGCAACTCCAGTCCGTTTCGCCGCGCCAGCGAGGAACTGCCGGGCCTGAGCGTCACCACGCTGGGCCTGCGCGGTCTGCGCTTTGACCGCGAGGCGGTGCAGGCCGCCTTGGCCCGCGGACACACCCTGATCAGCGCCCGGGACCTCGAGGCCGATCTGGAAGCGGCCCTGGCGCGGCTTCCGCGCGGCAGGCCGGTTTATCTGTCCTTCGACGTGGACGCCCTGGACCCGGCGCTGCTGCCCGCCACCTCCAGCCCCGAGGTGGACGGCCTGAGCTACCGCAGCGCCCTGCGCATCGTGGCCGAGACCGTGCGGCGCAACACCCTGGTCGGGTTGGACCTGGTCGAGTTCGCCCCGAACCTGGACGCGAGCGGAAACTCGGGCCTGCTGCTGGCGCGGTTGCTGATGGAGACGCTGTGCGAGGTGTTCGAATGA